From Zingiber officinale cultivar Zhangliang chromosome 5B, Zo_v1.1, whole genome shotgun sequence, the proteins below share one genomic window:
- the LOC121986415 gene encoding scarecrow-like protein 23, whose product MKLKRPNRDPSSSTAPSDLDDDGAPKKRRQQPQADPPAAAAEDSVADCSSLDEESRGLRLLGLLLRCAEAVAADRLSEAHDLLPEISELASPFGSSPQRVAAYFADALRARIISSVLGVYSPLAAAVTHRRISHAFNYYNAISPLVKFSHFTANQAIFEALDGEDRVHVIDLDIMQGLQWPGLFHILASRSAVKLRSLRLTGVGSSIELLEATGRRLSDFAEALGLPFEFRPMEGKIGKLADPSALLAPRHHREATVVHWMHHCLYDVTGSDAATVRLLKELRPKLITIIEQDLCHGGGGFLGRFVEALHYYSARFDALIDGASPESAERHSVERQLLAVEIRNIVAVGGPNRTGEVKVERWGDELTKIGFRRVSLAGNPAAQANLLLGMHPWKGYTLVEENGCLKLGWKDLSLLIASAWKPADHHKEPEKPQHIP is encoded by the coding sequence ATGAAACTCAAGCGCCCCAACCGCGACCCCTCCTCCTCCACCGCCCCCTCCGATCTCGACGACGACGGCGCCCCCAAGAAGCGCCGCCAGCAGCCGCAAGCCGATCCTCCCGCCGCCGCAGCCGAGGACTCGGTCGCGGACTGCAGCAGCCTCGACGAGGAATCCCGCGGCCTCCGCCTCCTCGGCCTCCTCCTCCGCTGCGCGGAGGCGGTCGCCGCCGACCGGCTCTCCGAGGCCCACGACCTCCTCCCCGAGATCTCGGAGCTCGCCTCCCCCTTCGGCTCTTCCCCCCAGCGCGTCGCTGCCTACTTCGCGGACGCTCTCCGCGCCCGCATCATCAGTTCCGTTCTCGGCGTTTACTCCCCGCTCGCTGCCGCCGTTACCCATCGCCGCATCTCACACGCCTTCAACTACTACAACGCCATCTCTCCCCTAGTCAAGTTCTCCCACTTCACGGCCAACCAGGCCATCTTCGAGGCCCTCGACGGCGAGGATCGAGTACATGTCATCGACCTCGACATTATGCAGGGTCTCCAGTGGCCGGGGCTCTTCCACATCCTCGCGTCCCGATCCGCGGTCAAGCTCCGTTCGCTTCGCCTCACCGGCGTCGGATCCTCCATCGAGCTTCTCGAGGCCACCGGCCGCCGCCTCTCCGATTTCGCCGAGGCGCTTGGCCTTCCTTTCGAATTCCGCCCCATGGAGGGCAAGATCGGCAAACTCGCGGATCCATCCGCCCTGCTCGCCCCGCGCCACCACCGCGAGGCCACCGTCGTCCACTGGATGCACCACTGCCTATACGACGTGACCGGCTCCGACGCCGCCACGGTGCGCCTCCTCAAGGAGCTTCGCCCCAAACTCATCACCATCATCGAGCAGGACCTCTGCCACGGCGGCGGCGGCTTCCTCGGCCGCTTCGTGGAGGCGCTGCATTACTACTCTGCCCGCTTCGATGCCCTCATCGACGGAGCCTCCCCGGAGAGCGCCGAGCGACACTCTGTCGAGCGCCAGCTCCTCGCGGTCGAGATTCGCAACATCGTGGCGGTGGGCGGCCCGAATCGGACCGGGGAGGTCAAGGTGGAGCGGTGGGGAGACGAGCTTACCAAAATCGGCTTCCGGCGCGTGTCGTTGGCCGGCAACCCCGCTGCCCAGGCCAACCTCCTCCTCGGCATGCATCCATGGAAAGGCTACACCCTCGTCGAGGAGAACGGCTGCTTGAAGCTGGGCTGGAAGGACCTCTCCTTACTCATCGCCTCCGCCTGGAAGCCGGCCGACCACCACAAAGAACCCGAGAAACCTCAACACATCCCATAA